One Delphinus delphis chromosome 16, mDelDel1.2, whole genome shotgun sequence genomic window carries:
- the NKX1-2 gene encoding NK1 transcription factor-related protein 2, producing the protein MLAWQDGGAKAAPSHHKISFSVLDILDPQKFTRAALPAVRPAPREAKKSLAEAEARKDSSRDPARQRETPDAAGRGAGLASPLEGSEAEEAEDEDLEDAGRRQLRERTARLQEARTRSPEARAAASAAGESSAGGLAGSPGSPRPRRRRSEPSCSKPRRARTAFTYEQLVALENKFRATRYLSVCERLNLALSLSLTETQVKIWFQNRRTKWKKQNPGAEGAAQAGVGAPQPGTSAGAGGGGGGSGGAGASPGQLGPAAHPFQTFPSYSAANVLFPAAASFPLTAAAARGSFAPFLGPSYLTPFYAPHL; encoded by the exons ATGCTGGCATGGCAGGACGGCGGGGCCAAGGCGGCTCCCTCCCACCACAAAATCTCCTTCTCGGTTCTGGACATCCTGGACCCTCAGAAATTCACCCGCGCTGCGCTCCCAGCCGTGCGCCCTGCTCCCCGGGAAGCCAAGAAAAGTTTGGCAGAGGCCGAAGCAAGGAAGGACTCCAGCCGAGACCCGGCCCGGCAGCGAGAGACGCCTG ATGCTGCGGGCCGAGGCGCCGGCTTGGCGTCCCCCCTGGAGGGCTCTGAGGCGGAGGAGGCGGAGGACGAGGACTTGGAGGACGCAGGGCGGCGGCAGCTGCGGGAGCGGACTGCGCGCCTGCAGGAGGCCCGGACGCGCTCCCCCGAGGCCCGGGCCGCGGCATCGGCGGCGGGAGAGAGCAGCGCGGGCGGCCTCGCGGGCTCCCCGGGCTCCCCGCGGCCCCGGCGCCGGCGCTCAGAGCCCAGCTGCTCCAAGCCGCGGCGCGCGCGCACCGCTTTCACGTACGAGCAGCTGGTGGCCTTGGAGAACAAGTTCCGGGCCACGCGCTACCTGTCTGTGTGCGAGCGCCTGAACCTCGCGCTATCGCTTAGCCTCACTGAGACGCAGGTCAAAATTTGGTTCCAGAACCGCAGGACCAAGTGGAAGAAGCAGAACCCCGGCGCTGAAGGCGCGGCGCAGGCGGGAGTTGGCGCGCCCCAGCCTGGGACTTCGGcgggggcgggcggcggcggcggtggcagcGGCGGCGCGGGGGCCAGCCCGGGTCAGCTGGGCCCGGCCGCGCATCCTTTCCAGACTTTCCCCTCCTACTCGGCGGCCAACGTCCTCTTCCCGGCCGCCGCCTCCTTCCCGCTGACGGCCGCCGCCGCCAGGGGCTCCTTTGCGCCCTTCCTCGGGCCCTCCTACCTGACCCCTTTCTACGCCCCACATCTATGA